Within the Sporosarcina luteola genome, the region GGTATCGATGAAGCTTGCCGAAGCGTTGATTGCACGGGCGGACTTGCAGAAAAGGAACGAACAGCTGAAAAGGCGGATCAGCATGAACTTGAAGATCCAAGAGGGAGAAAAGCCTGCGGAGGATCCGAATGAAATGTTGGCGGAGCTCGACAGCAATATGAAAGAATTAACGAGTTTGATTCAGCGGATCAATAGAACGAATTGCTCCGTCCAATTCGACGAACAGCGGACGCTTGCTGATGCATTGGTCGAACGCGACCAGAAGTGGGACAAGCGGTTGATCCTCGCCAAGATTGCGGAGGAAGGATCGATCCGCAACGACCGATATAGCCGGTCCGAGATTAAAATTATGAGTACCATTGACGTCTCGGCCATTCAGAAGCAGGTCGACCAATTATCGAAAGAGTTCAGGGAACTGGACACGAAGATTCAAGGTTTGAATTGGAATGTTGATTTGATCTGATTTGATTAGCAAGTCGGTAGCTGCATCGCAAAGGTGAGTACAAACCCGCCGACTGGGAAAGTTGGACTCAATGGTCGGTAGATGGGGCTATACCAATCGGTTCGAAGCCGTCATGAACAACTTATGCCCAGTACCGTGACATGTGTACTAGTAGAATGTAATTGTAACTTCCATGTACTAATTTGCGAAGGCAGTGAGGGTGGGTTCGGGGACTTGATTTGGAATGTAGCATCTATGGTTCTCCGTAGGTGCTATTTTGTGTGGAATAAAAAATGACGGGCACCCAATAGGAATGGATACCCGCCGCATATTACTCATTTCCTTCATTTACAATCGATCGGATAATATGGATTGAATTCCATTCGCCGAATGAAAAATAAGTGATTGGATATTTTTTCGGGAAAAGCCGCGCGTGGATTTCGCGCACTTGGTACCCTTTCTTGCGCAAGGCAAGCGTGTTTTCCCGCAGCTCTTGCAAATACGCAAGTTTCTTCTGCAACGCCATGCGCCCGTCCTTCACATAACCTGCGTGGCAGCAAAACAATTCTCCGAAGTCATACGACAAGGTCTTTTCGAGTGAATTGATAATGGTAGGAATGCTTTCATCACGTAAAATGAGTTTTGTTTTAGGATGGATGTATAAATCGCCGGTGAAAAGCTGTCCCGTTTCTTTATTCAAAAAGGCTAGATGATCACTTGCATGTCCTGGTGTTTCAATTACCGCCCATTCGGCGTTTCTCGAATTGAATGATTCCCCGATCGGCTCTGCCTTAAAAGGCTTTCTTTTCCCCCAGAAAAACTTCCGGTAGAAGGGATAGTCCGCTTTTTGTGCACATTCTTCGATTGCCATTTCATTCATGAAAATGGGTAGTCCATATTCTGTTTGCAAGTACTGTGCGCTACCGGTATGGTCCTCATGTGCATGCGTAATGACGACTTTATCAATATCGATCAGTGCGAAGAAATCTTTGAACTTCTCCGCAAGTGATTGGGAGCCGGTATCGATCAGCACCCCATCTGTTTCGAAACAATATACATTCAGCTTTACGCTGTTCAATTGAACGACTCCGTTTACAAATCGGACATTGCTGCATTCATCTAGCATTGATTTCGTTTTCAAGAACAAGAGCTTCACCTCATATCGTCTTATGATTCACTTACTAGTAGACTACCATATTATGAATGATTATTCATTCAGTGTCGAATAATCTTTCAATGAAGGATTTTTACTTGCTTGAATCGAATACAGTACCAAAAAGGGGGGTACCGTATGTCAATCGGAACTGAATATTTACGTGTTGTGCGGGAGCGGTTCGCGGTCATAAAGGGGCAAGGGGAAAAGACTTTCGCTCAATTGGATGAAGGCGGCTTTCACTGGACGATGAACGACGCGTCAAACAGTATCGCGGTTCTTATCCAGCATATTAGCGGAAACATGGTGTCGAGGTGGACGGATTTTCTTACGACGGACGGTGAAAAGCCGGACCGGAATCGGGATGGGGAATTCGAGGCGAAACAAATGTCCAAGGCGCAATTGCTGGATTGTTGGGAGCACGGCTGGGGCGTATTTTTGAATACCTTAGAAAGCTTGGATGAGCAGGACTTGGAAAAGACCGTTCATATTCGGGGCGAAGCACATTCCGTTATCGACGCGATCGAGCGGCAAATGGCACATTACGCTGCCCATATCGGACAAATCATGTTCATCGGAAAACAAGTCAAAGGGGAGCAATGGGGAAATTTAAGCATTGCTAAAGGGGAATCGGGCGCGTATTTGCAGCGGATGCTGAAAGGGGAATGAGGAATGATAACGGAAAAAGCCTGTGAGATGGTGTACTATAGCCGTTTCACAGGTTTTTTTAATTAAGGGCTCCTTTAATTGTGCAAGGGCTCGATTAATCCGTCAAGGGCTCAATTAATCACGCAAGGGCTCCATTATTCAATCAAGGGCTCCTTTATCCTATCCTAAGCTCAATCCTTCCACGTTCATCCCCCGGTCGCTTTAAAAATCATCTCCATGTTTACATTCCGCCAGCCAATGGGAATCCTATCTACAGTACAACCTACAGGAGGGCAAGAAATGAATAGTCAAAGCAATGGAAAATTGCCGGAGCATCCGGAGCCGTTTTGGAGGACGAGTGTCGACTTTCCGACCTTTCCGAGTTTGAAGGAAGATCTCGAAGTGGATGTAATTGTTGTTGGTGCGGGCATCACCGGGATTACATCCGCGTATTTATTGGCAAATGAAGGACTCAAGGTGGCCATTATTGAAGCTGATAAAGTGTTGAACGGGACGACGGGGCATACGACCGCGAAAATTACGGCGCAACACGATTTGATTTACGATGAGTTCATTCAAAACATGGGGCGGAATACGGCAAGATTGTATTACGAAGCGAATATTGAGGCTCTTGATTTTATTAGGAAAACAGTGGAGGAGCATCAGATTGACTGTGATTTGACAAATGAAGATGCGTATATTTACTCCGTCTCTGAGAAGTACGCACGCAAAATCGAGAAGGAAGCGCAAGCCTATGAAAAGCTTCATATCGATGGCGGCTTAGTCGATGGCATCCCTTTTGAAATTGACAACGTGCAAAATGTCCTTGTCATGAGAAATCAAGCACAGTTCCATGTAACCAAATATTTGGTTCACTTGATTAATTTATTTCAGCAAAAGGGTGGGCAACTCTTTGAGGACACAGTAGCTGTCAATATTGAAACGGGCGAGCAGCCAGTCGTTCTGACTCGTGACGACAATCGAATCAGCGCCAAGCATGTGCTGATTTGCACGCATTTCCCGTTTTACGAGGGGACAGGCCTT harbors:
- a CDS encoding DIP1984 family protein, translated to MKLAEALIARADLQKRNEQLKRRISMNLKIQEGEKPAEDPNEMLAELDSNMKELTSLIQRINRTNCSVQFDEQRTLADALVERDQKWDKRLILAKIAEEGSIRNDRYSRSEIKIMSTIDVSAIQKQVDQLSKEFRELDTKIQGLNWNVDLI
- a CDS encoding MBL fold metallo-hydrolase, with product MFLKTKSMLDECSNVRFVNGVVQLNSVKLNVYCFETDGVLIDTGSQSLAEKFKDFFALIDIDKVVITHAHEDHTGSAQYLQTEYGLPIFMNEMAIEECAQKADYPFYRKFFWGKRKPFKAEPIGESFNSRNAEWAVIETPGHASDHLAFLNKETGQLFTGDLYIHPKTKLILRDESIPTIINSLEKTLSYDFGELFCCHAGYVKDGRMALQKKLAYLQELRENTLALRKKGYQVREIHARLFPKKYPITYFSFGEWNSIHIIRSIVNEGNE
- a CDS encoding DUF1572 family protein: MSIGTEYLRVVRERFAVIKGQGEKTFAQLDEGGFHWTMNDASNSIAVLIQHISGNMVSRWTDFLTTDGEKPDRNRDGEFEAKQMSKAQLLDCWEHGWGVFLNTLESLDEQDLEKTVHIRGEAHSVIDAIERQMAHYAAHIGQIMFIGKQVKGEQWGNLSIAKGESGAYLQRMLKGE